A genomic region of Nymphaea colorata isolate Beijing-Zhang1983 chromosome 2, ASM883128v2, whole genome shotgun sequence contains the following coding sequences:
- the LOC116248334 gene encoding uncharacterized protein LOC116248334 — translation MAGAEKNQFFDLLTHLLQKVEAESNQEEVELRAKIEALGEEVTKVPSKSAAELDELEIARQLDNLSAKLNHVDAMISSAMAADPDVQTLLQSTSDLWMPVITATSSERRTLADTISYTNAEEAPTNK, via the exons ATGGCAGGCGCAGAGAAAAACCAATTCTTCGATCTTCTCACACACCTCCTGCagaag GTGGAGGCAGAAAgtaatcaagaagaagttgaacTACGAGCCAAAATAGAAGCTCTTGGTGAAGAGGTTACAAAAGTGCCATCTAAATCAGCTGCTGAGCTTGACGAA TTGGAGATAGCCAGGCAGCTGGATAACTTGTCTGCTAAGTTGAACCATGTCGACGCAATGATTTCTTCAGCCATGGCTGCAGACCCAGATGTTCAGACTCTACTACAGAGCACTTCCGACTTGTGGATGCCTGTTATCACTGCTACCTCATCCGAAAGGCGTACACTGGCAGACACTATCAGCTACACAAATGCAGAGGAAGCTCCCACCAACAAATAG
- the LOC116248989 gene encoding chromatin assembly factor 1 subunit FAS1: MAENMASCHGSRELAKGKSSKRGYPSLVEGPSPGQKSKVQRVGDYNGNFDNSGEQILPRFSPNSVLLVSLAGQVVGTEENKAERSPKEESASHKLTTDANVRDTLKRKRDSMIERFSVDKKSSISSLRAELDGLFKYFDEVSDQKTILGREDSVEVKLNRFSNSTVACLLEESRLPFSKLVEQIFDKLNKSGSGDSAGLTLSAVRSSVLFAGQRSMYGIPKPDADVLEDESGTCLWCWEARDMKLLPKSERGTINVRRICRKKIHDRIMAVSAMISSLSASENQANYKSDLMKAAEKIVRISDEAQIRAFANSLIQRHSVLEEEKEAKLKEKAFIKEMEQNKRTVDKEQKRLEKELRKEQLRNEKELKRQLDVTAKEEKQREKEEAEMRKQLKKHQEEVEKDQRRRVKQETELKKQLAIKKQASIMERFLKRNANSTSDDQSSKGVPEPVPTVHNEGVLNEVVSSMDQTLSQQVNLSSSELLKLHLVVWKGRSCSASCNKSKRWGFRHRPKVELIKELRLQRTSCVAGPSGKVVDPTRHGCSNVDDAEEVNIEKLVHGWGEAVLSDGPTLNTVTTGSTDMQVVGRKKKLLQFDKSHRPAYYGTMSRTSDVVGPRHPLQKDPNLDYDNDSDEEWEEEDPGENLSDFDKDDEEENIESDENPKAEDEDESEDGFVVPDGYLSDNEGVYVDELELDNSEDESKISTTRKIEAERGDINALLKQQKYLSGLTDHALGKNQPLIILNLMHEKDVLMTAEVNGTQRLEQICLQALSMRPMTEGISIDITTNWERCEDTCTPNMLGNNNNYAAVANSLQESDLPEIVSSIQSHSHGINKVIESLQKKFPSVPKVHLRSKVKEISEFSDNRWQVKKDILDKLGLSASPEKHFMRSKGIATFFKKRCLPPEGEFANTMGSPLQPCEKTNTVLGNPRTVSDAL, encoded by the exons ATGGCGGAGAATATGGCTTCGTGCCATGGATCAAGGGAATtagcaaaaggaaaaagcagCAAACGTGGTTATCCTTCCCTTGTAGAAGGCCCATCCCCTGGACAAAAAAGTAAAGTTCAGAGGGTTGGGGATTACAACGGAAACTTCGACAATTCTGGTGAACAAATTCTTCCAAGATTTTCACCTAATTCGGTTCTCCTAGTGAGTCTTGCAGGTCAGGTAGTGGGAACCGAAGAAAATAAGGCCGAGCGAAGCCCCAAAGAGGAGAGCGCTTCTCATAAGTTGACCACGGATGCGAATGTGAGGGACACTTTGAAGCGAAAACGTGATTCGATGATTGAGAGATTCAGTGTGGACAAAAAATCGTCTATTTCTTCTCTTCGTGCCGAATTAGACGGCCTGTTCAAATATTTTGATGAAGTTTCAGATCAAAAAACGATCTTAGGCAGGGAAGACAGTGTTGAAGTAAAGCTGAACAGGTTTAGTAATTCAACAGTAGCATGCTTACTGGAAGAAAGTCGACTTCCTTTCTCCAAATTGGTGGAAcaaatttttgacaaattgaaCAAAAGCGGTTCTGGGGATTCTGCTGGACTCACCTTGTCAGCTGTAAGAAGTTCGGTGCTCTTTGCAGGACAAAGATCAATGTATGGTATTCCAAAGCCAGATGCTGATGTTCTTGAAGATGAATCTGGGACTTGTCTCTGGTGTTGGGAG GCAAGAGATATGAAATTGCTGCCCAAGTCCGAGCGTGGAACCATAAATGTTCGGCGTATTTGCCGAAAGAAGATTCATGATCGCATAATGGCAGTTTCAG CAATGATATCATCCCTATCAGCTTCAGAAAATCAAGCTAATTACAAATCAGATCTGATGAAGGCAGCTGAAAAAATTGTGAGGATATCAGATGAAGCACAAATACGTGCATTTGCTAATAGTCTGATTCAAAGACATTCTGTTCTTGA GGAAGAGAAGGAAGCTaagttgaaagaaaaggcaTTTATCAAGGAGATGGAGCAAAACAAACGAACGGTTGATAAAGAACAGAAAAGACTGGAGAAAGAACTCAGAAAAGAGCAGCTGCGAAAT GAAAAGGAACTCAAGCGGCAGCTTGATGTaacagcaaaagaagaaaaacaacgcGAGAAAGAGGAAGCTGAGATGAGAAAACAGCTCAAAAAACATCAGGAAGAAGTTGAAAAGGACCAAAGGCGCCGTGTAAAACAGGAAACTGAACTGAAGAAGCAACTTGCAATAAAGAAGCAAGCTTCAATCATGGAGCGCTTTTTGAAACGAAATGCCAATAGTACCAGTGATGACCAGTCATCAAAAGGTGTACCTGAACCTGTTCCAACTGTCCACAATGAAGGGGTGCTTAACGAAGTTGTATCATCAATGGATCAAACACTTTCTCAACAAGTTAACTTGAGTTCCTCTGAACTTCTAAA ATTGCACTTAGTTGTTTGGAAAGGTCGGTCCTGTTCTGCTTCTTGTAACAAATCCAAGCGCTGGGGATTTCGACATCGTCCTAAAGTAGAACTGATTAAAGAACTTAGACTACAGAGAACATCCTGTGTAGCTGGCCCCTCTGGAAAAGTGGTAGATCCAACCAGACATGGCTGCAGTAATGTAGATGATGCTGAGGAAGTAAACATTGAGAAGCTTGTACATGGATGGGGGGAAGCAGTTTTAAGTGATGGTCCAACCCTCAATACAGTGACCACTGGTTccactgatatgcaagttgtTGGTAGGAAAAAGAAGCTTCTGCAATTTGACAAGAGCCACCGACCTGCTTATTATGGTACCATGTCAAGGACGAG TGATGTTGTTGGCCCGCGTCATCCTTTGCAGAAGGATCCAAACCTGGACTATGATAATGACAGTGATGAGGAATGGGAGGAG GAGGATCCAGGTGAAAACTTGTCAGATTTTGATAAAGATGACGAGGAAGAAAACATAGAGTCAGATGAAAATCCCAAGGCAGAGGATGAGGATGAAAGTGAAGACGGGTTTGTTGTTCCGGATGGTTATCTTTCTGACAATGAG GGAGTATATGTCGATGAACTGGAGCTTGACAACTCAGAAGATGAGTCTAAAATTTCAACCACCAGGAAAATTGAGGCAGAAAGAGGAGATATTAATGCATTATTGAAGCAGCAAAAGTACCTTTCTGGTTTAACCGATCATGCTCTTGGGAAGAATCAGCCCTTGATAATACTAAATCTAATGCATGAGAAGGATGTGTTGATGACCGCTGAAGTTAATGGCACGCAGAGGCTAGAACAGATCTGCCTACAAGCTCTTAGCATGCGGCCGATGACTGAAGGCATTTCAATCGACATAACAACCAATTGGGAAAGATGTGAAGATACATGTACTCCTAATATGCTGGGCAATAACAATAATTATGCTGCTGTCGCCAATTCTTTACAAGAATCTGATTTGCCTGAAATT GTATCCTCAATCCAATCTCATTCCCATGGCATCAATAAGGTGATTGAATCCCTGCAAAAGAAGTTCCCTTCTGTGCCGAAGGTACACTTGCGAAGTAAGGTGAAGGAGATATCAGAATTTTCTGACAACCGCTGGCAG GTTAAGAAAGATATCTTGGATAAGCTTGGGTTATCAGCATCTCCAG AAAAACATTTTATGAGATCAAAGGGAATTGCTACTTTTTTCAAGAAGCGATGTTTGCCACCAGAAGGTGAATTTGCAAATACCATGGGATCCCCTCTACAGCCGTGTGAAAAAACTAATACTGTGCTTGGAAACCCTCGCACTGTATCAGATGCACTGTGA